GCCGCGCTCGACCGACAGCGTGTCGAGGATCGTCGCTTTCGACTCGTCGACGGCGTAGTGTTCGAGCTTCTGCTCGACCTCGCGGGCCGTCGTCCGCGTCGAGATGATCAGCATGCGATCGGTGTCGGTGCTCAGAAAGTCCGTGTCGATTCGGTCGGTCTCGCCGGTGCTCGGGTGGACCAGAAGAATACCGGTGCCGCTCGGGATCGTCTCGGGCGCGCCCTCGATCGCCAGCGTGTACTCCATGCGTGGCTGGGAAAGCGGTGCAGACGCTCTTAAGCCTGCTGGGTTCGGACCCTCTAGTAATATAATGATTAATATGGTGGAATACTTGTGTGTGGGCTCGCCAGGTCACGTATGGCACTTCCGATCACCGATCGCGAACTGGGCGTGTACTTCGGCGACTTCGGAGAGACCCTCTCAGAGCAGGAGTATCCGATGACGGCACGGCGATTGCGCGAGAAGTTCGCCGATCAGGAACTGGAGATATCTGGTGAGTCGGTCAGTTTCGCGTCGTTGCTCGCGCCAATCGAGGAGACCTTCGAGTCGAGCGAGCAGTTGTTGGCGACGATATTGATGATGGTCGGGATGGACGCGGTCGGTCGCAAGCGCTACACTGACCGCGGCGGCTCGGCAGCGATCGATCAGGAGGTCGGCCCGCAGACGTCACTGTGAGGCGTCCGTTCTTCGTCAGTGAATCGTCCACCTGAATCAGGCGGGCTCGCCGCCGCGCTCGCGGATCAGGTCCCGGAGCTCGTCGGCGTCTTCGATCTCCTCTAGCTCGGCTTCCTCGATCAGTGCCGTCTCGTCGACGGACTCGCGGGTCGCGCGCTCGACGACGTAGACCGACGTGGTCTCGGTCACTTTCCCGACCGAGGACATGATCCGGGCGCGTTTCTCGGCGGTCTTGGTGAATTCGGAGTGGCCGGTCAGCATCTGCCGACGGCGGTCGGCGTTCTCGCTCACGGTTTTGAACGGTGCGCGCTCGGTCGGGTGGACGTCGAAGCCCACCCGGGTGAGCACTGTCACGATCGGCTCGTCTTCGGGGTCGACCGCTGGATCGTCGGGCGTCGGCTCGCCGTCTCTGACTTCGTCGGCTCCGTCGATGACGTCGACGGGCGAGGTCAGCGGCGCTTCGAACAGCTCTTCTAACTTCGCCGCCACCTCGACGGAGGCGTCCATGCCGTCCTCGTACTTCGAGACCGTTCGGCGAGAGACGCCCAGTTCGCTGGCGAGTTTGCCGAGACTCCACTCGCGGTCCTCGCGGGCGTCGGCGAGGATCTCGCTGTCGATGTTGACGTACAGCCCGCCGGGCGCGGCGTAGATCAGCGGCGGTACCTCCTCGACGAACAGGTCCATCGCGGTGTCCGGCGAGAGGACGGGCACGCCGTGACGGAAGTACACCACCCCGGGCTTGAGGTCCTCGTCCCGCGTTCTGAGGCCGATGACCATCGGCGTCGCCCGCAGATACTCGCCCAGTCGGCGCATCTCCGCGCCGGTCTGACCGTCGAAGGCGTCGATGTTCCCCAGAATCTTCACTAGAACCGTGTCCCGTCCGCGGCGGGCTGCCACGTCGAAACTCTTCGGGCGAATCGCACACCGCTCGCTGACGAGAAAGCCAGCGTCCTCTAGCATCGCGGTGACGTTCTCGACCAGTGCGGATCGGGACATCGCTAGTTCACTGTCATGGTAAGTACCTCATCGCATAAATGGTTTGCGGCGGCCGCACACGCCTCGTATTGCGGTTTCTCCACGATCGACCCCGTAAATTGATATAGAAGTACCGGTGCAGGTGGTGACAGTCGGTTTCGTAACGCGTTACTCCGCGCCGCTACGAGGGGGGTATAGTGACACTCGTCGGCCTCGACGACACCGACTCCCGCGAGCTGGGGATGTGCACGACCTACGTCGCCGCGCGCCTCGCCGAGCGACTGGAGTCGGCCGGCCACGCCGTCGAGCGGACGCTACTCGTGCGGTTGAACCCCGCTGTCGAACACAAGACCCGGGGTAACGCCGCGCTGGCGATCCACACCGACGCCGATCCCGGATCGGCGCTCGGACTCGCTCGCGACCTTCTCGATCTCGCCGAGGTCGACGATCCGCGAACGAATCCCGGCGTCGTCGTCGCCGACTGCGAGCCTGACGACGCTCCGCAGGCCGTCGCCGACTTCGCCCGTGCGGCCGTCCGGGACCACCACGAGATTTCGGCGGCCCGCGAACTGGCCGCCGAGTCGGGCTTCGAGACGCTCGCCCGGGGTAACGGCCGGGGGCTGATCGGCGCACTCGCGGCCGCCGGGGCCTGGCGAGCGTTCGGCGACTGGACCTACGAGCACATCGCCTACCGCGAGCGCGAGCGCTGGGGCACTGATCGCGAGATCGGTCTGGACTCGGTGTTCGACGCGGCCGAGGCGGGGTATCCCGAGGCCTGGGACACCGTCGACCGGGTCGAGGGCGAGGCGGTTTGCGTGCCGCACACGCCGTGTCCGATTCTCTACGGGATTCGGGTCGACGACCCCGACGTCGTGGGTGACGTGGCCGGGGCAATCGCGAGCGAGTCCGTCGCTCGCGAGCACCTGTTCGTGACCAACCAGGGCACCGACGCACACCTTCGCGACGGGACGGTCGAGAGCGTCGCCGAGGGCCGGGCCTACCGTCTCTCGGGGACGGTGCTCGCGGCTCCCGAGACGCGCGAAGGTGGACACGTCTTCTTCGACCTCGGTGACGACGACGCTCGGCTGGAGTGTGCGGCCTTCGAGCCGACCAAGCGATTCAGGGATCGGGTTCGGGCGTTGCGTGTGGGCGACGAACTCACTGTGTGTGGCGAGGTGAGTGCGGAGACGCTGAAACTGGAGAAGTTCGCCGTCCGGGACCTCGTAGAGACGGAGCTGGTGACGCCGGACTGTCCCGACTGTGGGCGGTCGATGAAGAGTGCGGGCCGGGACCAGGGCTATCGGTGTCGTGCCTGCGGGACCAGTGCTGGCGGGAAGGTCGAGCAGCCGATCGAGCGCGATCTGGAGCGTGGCTGGTACGAGGTCCCGCCGTGTGCCCGCCGGCACATCGCTAAGCCACTGGTGCGTGGGGGGTTCGACGGTGCTACGCACCCGGAGCGGTGAGACCTCACTGCGATACTGGTGACGCCTCCAGAACGCCGAAAGCCCCGGGCGCCCCTTTCGATCCCACCCACCGCACAGCCACGGCCAGCCACACCCTCCCAGCCGATTCCCTCGGTCGCTTCGCTCCCGTCAGTCATCCACTCAGAGAGCAAGCTCTCTCAAGCATTCGCTCGTTGGACTCGCGAAGACCTCGCGCGGCGCTGGCTCAGAATCGACGCTTCGCCAGCGCGCGCCGGTTCTCGAATCAGCCTTTCAGCCCGCTCCCGGTCAGCGCCACCACTACGTCGTCAGTGTCGTCGATCACGCCGCGCTCGCGAAACTGCCGGAGGGCCGCGGTCGCGGTCGCACAGGTCGGCTCGACGTGAAAGCCGGCCCTGGCGAGCCGGTCGTGCTCGCGCTGGGTGGCGGCTGTCGAGACGGCGACGGCGTCGCCGTCCGTGGCCTCGATGGCGTCGAGGATCTGTTTCATCCTGACGGGTTCGCTGATCTGGATGCCGTCGGCGGCGTCGTTACGACTCCCGCCTGGATCGCCGCCCAGGGCTTCGACGACGGGTGCGACGCCGGCGGCCTGGGCACCCAGAAGCGTCGGGATCGAGTCGATCCAGCCGGCCTTCTGGAGCGCCCGGAAGCCGCGATAGGCGCCGAGAAAGAGCGTCCCGTGGCCCAGCGGCGTCACGAACGCGTCGGGCGCGGTCCAGTCGCGCTGGGCGGCGACTTCCATCGCGGCGGTCGCGGTGCCGGCGAAGAAGGCGGGGTCCCAGGCGTGGCTGGCGTAGTAAGCATCAGATTTATTGACGGCTTCCACGCAGGCGTCGGTGACGTCCTGCCGTGAGCCCTCGATCTTCCGGAGGGTCGCGCCGGTTCGTTCGATCGCGTTCAGTTTCCCGGGTTTGGCGTCGGCGGGCACGAATATCTCGGCGTCGATCCCGGCCCGGGCGGCGTACGTCGCGATGGCGAGCCCGGCGTTGCCCGAGGAGTCTTCGACGACCCGGTCGACGCCCAGTTCGACCGCCCTGGAGATCGTCGCGGTCGCACCGCGGTCCTTGAAACTCGCGGTCGGAAAGAGCGATTCGAGCTTGAACTGGACGTCCCACTCGGGAGCGTCGACCAGCGGCGTCCATCCCTCGCCGAAGGAGACGCGACGCTCGACCGGCAGGAAGTCCGCGAACGCCCACAGCCCGTCGTCACGAGAGCCGATCGCCGGGGTGTCACTGTCGGGTAGCGGCTGTTCGGCGAAGTCCAGCGGATAGCCGCAGGTGCAGCGCCAGGGACTGTCGGCGGGATACTCGCGGCCACAGTCACGACAGACGAGTGTCATGCGCGAGGCTACAGCGGCCAGGTACACGGATCTATCGGCGTGGGGCCGCTTTTCGCGCTCGGAGCGTCCGCACCAGCGTCGCGCTCAGCAGACTCACGACGCCCGCGAGCACCAGGAACAGCATCCGCAGGGCAGGATTCGGGGGGACCAGCCACGGCTCGGCGATCGTCAGCGCCGCGGCGACTACCAACAGGACGCCGAGTTCCAGCCGATCGAACGGGGTCCCGAGAGCCATCGTCGGCTCTCACGGCTACGACGACAAGACCGTTTCGGCCCGCTCACGCCACCAGTTGCGGTGGCTCGACGGCTTCCTCGGACGCTGTTCGCCAGCCGTGCTCGGGCTCCCAGTCGAGCAGGCGGCCGGCCTTCTCGATCGACAGGGCCGACGCCTCCGAGTCAGCGGCCAGCGAGCAGTCCTCGGGCACTGTTCCGAAGTACTCGCGGACGGCCTCGACCGTCGGCCGGCCGAGGTAGTTGTTCGCGGCGGCGGCGTGGACTGCCTCGTGGCCGTCGACGTCGGCGGTCAGTGCTGCCGCGACCTGGGTGGCGATATCCCGGACGTCCACGTACGACCAGCAGTTGCCCGCCCCCGCGTCGAGACTCTCGTAGTCCAGACAATTGTACTCGCCGGGGTACTGGATCCAGGAGGGCCTGATCGAGACGACCGGGACGTCGTAGCGTCGCGCGACCATCTTCGCGACTTCCTCGCCGGCGACTTTCGAGACGCCGTAGGGGTCCTCGGGACGCATCGCGTGATCCTCGGTGGTCGGGAGCGCGTCCGGCAGTGGCGTCTCCTCGGCGAAGGCCATGCCGTAGGCGCTCTCGCTGGAGGCCCAGACGATTCGGGATCCGGCCTGTCCGGCCGCCACGAGCGCGTTGTACGTCGCGGTGACGTTAGTCTCGAAGACGCGCTGGCCGGCGTGGCGGACCGGTGCCGGAAGTGCTGCCCAGTGGACGACCGCCTCGGGTTCGATCTCGGCGATCAGTTCGAAGGTCTGGCCGGCGTCAGTGAGATCCACCGCTCGGAAGTCCACGCCTTCGCGCGAGTCGATCTCCCAGCCGGGGTGGTCCTGATCGACGCAGACGACCGTCCAGCCCTCGCTTGCGAGATGGTCGACGATCCAGCGTCCCGACCGGCCGCGGCCGCCCGTCACGACGACAGTTCGTGTCATGACTCGATGTTTGTCCGCACGGCTGAAAACGCCTCTCCTGCTGGCAGAGAGGGAAGTATATCAGCGTGAGGAACCTACGATCAGCTATCAATGCAGTGGAACGCAGACTGGGGACTCCGCTGGCGGATGCTCCTGACGATGATCTTGCTCGGCGTGCTGTACGTCTTCTTCATCGGCGCGCTTGCGACCGCTGGCGTCGGCCTGCTCGGAATCGTCGTCGTGATGGGGCTGTTCAGCTTCGTACAGCTCTTCTTCAGCGACAAGCTCGCCCTCCGGAGCATGGGTGCACACGTCGCTGACGAAGACGAGTATCCCGAACTCCACGACAGCGTGAGTCGGCTGGCCCAGCAGGCCGATCTACCGAAACCGCAGGTCGCGGTCGCCGACTCGCAGGTTCCCAACGCCTTCGCGACCGGGCGCTCGCAGAAGAACGCGACCGTCTGCGTGACGACGGGGATCATGGAGACGCTCGATCAGGACGAACTCGAAGGCGTCCTCGCGCACGAACTGGCTCACATCAAGAACCGCGACGTGATGGTGATGACCATCGCCTCCTTTCTGTCGACGATCGCCTTCATCATCGTGCGCTGGGGCTGGCTGTTCTCGGGTGGTCACGGCCACGGCCGGGGCAACAACCAGGCCCCGATCTGGGTCGCCATCCTCGTCTCGCTGGTCGTCTGGATCGTCTCGTTCCTGCTGATCCGCGCCCTCTCGCGGTACCGCGAGTACGCCGCCGACCGCGGCGGGGCGATCATCACCGGCCAACCCTCCGCACTCGCGAGTGCACTGATGAAAATTTCCGGGCGGATGGACAAAGTGCCCAAGGAGGACCTGCGTGAGCAGGCCGAGATGAACGCGTTCTTCATCGTCCCGATCACCAAGGGGTTCATCGGTAATCTGTTCAGAACGCACCCTGGCACCGAAAAGCGGATCGAGCGGCTGCAGGAACTAGAGCGGGAGATGGAAACTGTCTAACGCCCGGCGGCCGAGAATCTGAGACATGGGACTGCTGGACGGCCTGAAGCAGGCGCTCGGACTCAAAGCCGAGGCAGACGCCACCCGGGACGCCGATCCCGACGATCTGTGGGGGATGAGTACGGCTTACGTGACGATGGAGGCCGATCTGGATTACGAGCCGACCGGCCACGCCGCGCTGTGTTTCGCCGCCGTCGACAGCACTGACTTCACGGACGCGCTTCGGGAGGTCGAGGAGATCCTCGATGCCGGCGAGGTCGAGACTGGGACGACCGCGGTGTTCGTCGAGGACAGCCACGGCTACCACTGGGTCGTCCTCGAGGACGACACCTTCGAGGATCTGGTAACCTCGATCCACTTCGCGGCCGACACGCTCATCGAGCGCGGCTACGGCTCGCGGCTGCTCGCCGCCCTCTTTTCGTTCCAGCGCCCGAGCGCCGCCAGTGCGGTCTACTGGATCTACTCGTTCCGTCGGGGCGCGTACTATCCCTTCGCGCCGAAACCTGGCGAACGCGAACGCGACTCCGGTGCGGAGTTCAAACTCCAGAGCGTCCTCGACGGCGAACTCGGCATCGAGGACGACAAGGAGTTCTGGTATCCACTCTGGCCGGAAGACGACGGCCACCCCTGGGAGTAAGGTCTTTTCAGCCCGAGAAGGAAGCCGTATTCGGACGGT
The Halapricum salinum genome window above contains:
- a CDS encoding NAD-dependent epimerase/dehydratase family protein: MTRTVVVTGGRGRSGRWIVDHLASEGWTVVCVDQDHPGWEIDSREGVDFRAVDLTDAGQTFELIAEIEPEAVVHWAALPAPVRHAGQRVFETNVTATYNALVAAGQAGSRIVWASSESAYGMAFAEETPLPDALPTTEDHAMRPEDPYGVSKVAGEEVAKMVARRYDVPVVSIRPSWIQYPGEYNCLDYESLDAGAGNCWSYVDVRDIATQVAAALTADVDGHEAVHAAAANNYLGRPTVEAVREYFGTVPEDCSLAADSEASALSIEKAGRLLDWEPEHGWRTASEEAVEPPQLVA
- a CDS encoding tRNA(Ile)(2)-agmatinylcytidine synthase translates to MTLVGLDDTDSRELGMCTTYVAARLAERLESAGHAVERTLLVRLNPAVEHKTRGNAALAIHTDADPGSALGLARDLLDLAEVDDPRTNPGVVVADCEPDDAPQAVADFARAAVRDHHEISAARELAAESGFETLARGNGRGLIGALAAAGAWRAFGDWTYEHIAYRERERWGTDREIGLDSVFDAAEAGYPEAWDTVDRVEGEAVCVPHTPCPILYGIRVDDPDVVGDVAGAIASESVAREHLFVTNQGTDAHLRDGTVESVAEGRAYRLSGTVLAAPETREGGHVFFDLGDDDARLECAAFEPTKRFRDRVRALRVGDELTVCGEVSAETLKLEKFAVRDLVETELVTPDCPDCGRSMKSAGRDQGYRCRACGTSAGGKVEQPIERDLERGWYEVPPCARRHIAKPLVRGGFDGATHPER
- a CDS encoding DUF5789 family protein; translation: MALPITDRELGVYFGDFGETLSEQEYPMTARRLREKFADQELEISGESVSFASLLAPIEETFESSEQLLATILMMVGMDAVGRKRYTDRGGSAAIDQEVGPQTSL
- the htpX gene encoding zinc metalloprotease HtpX is translated as MQWNADWGLRWRMLLTMILLGVLYVFFIGALATAGVGLLGIVVVMGLFSFVQLFFSDKLALRSMGAHVADEDEYPELHDSVSRLAQQADLPKPQVAVADSQVPNAFATGRSQKNATVCVTTGIMETLDQDELEGVLAHELAHIKNRDVMVMTIASFLSTIAFIIVRWGWLFSGGHGHGRGNNQAPIWVAILVSLVVWIVSFLLIRALSRYREYAADRGGAIITGQPSALASALMKISGRMDKVPKEDLREQAEMNAFFIVPITKGFIGNLFRTHPGTEKRIERLQELEREMETV
- a CDS encoding pyridoxal-phosphate dependent enzyme; protein product: MTLVCRDCGREYPADSPWRCTCGYPLDFAEQPLPDSDTPAIGSRDDGLWAFADFLPVERRVSFGEGWTPLVDAPEWDVQFKLESLFPTASFKDRGATATISRAVELGVDRVVEDSSGNAGLAIATYAARAGIDAEIFVPADAKPGKLNAIERTGATLRKIEGSRQDVTDACVEAVNKSDAYYASHAWDPAFFAGTATAAMEVAAQRDWTAPDAFVTPLGHGTLFLGAYRGFRALQKAGWIDSIPTLLGAQAAGVAPVVEALGGDPGGSRNDAADGIQISEPVRMKQILDAIEATDGDAVAVSTAATQREHDRLARAGFHVEPTCATATAALRQFRERGVIDDTDDVVVALTGSGLKG
- the pspAB gene encoding PspA-associated protein PspAB, translated to MGLLDGLKQALGLKAEADATRDADPDDLWGMSTAYVTMEADLDYEPTGHAALCFAAVDSTDFTDALREVEEILDAGEVETGTTAVFVEDSHGYHWVVLEDDTFEDLVTSIHFAADTLIERGYGSRLLAALFSFQRPSAASAVYWIYSFRRGAYYPFAPKPGERERDSGAEFKLQSVLDGELGIEDDKEFWYPLWPEDDGHPWE
- a CDS encoding transcriptional regulator is translated as MSRSALVENVTAMLEDAGFLVSERCAIRPKSFDVAARRGRDTVLVKILGNIDAFDGQTGAEMRRLGEYLRATPMVIGLRTRDEDLKPGVVYFRHGVPVLSPDTAMDLFVEEVPPLIYAAPGGLYVNIDSEILADAREDREWSLGKLASELGVSRRTVSKYEDGMDASVEVAAKLEELFEAPLTSPVDVIDGADEVRDGEPTPDDPAVDPEDEPIVTVLTRVGFDVHPTERAPFKTVSENADRRRQMLTGHSEFTKTAEKRARIMSSVGKVTETTSVYVVERATRESVDETALIEEAELEEIEDADELRDLIRERGGEPA